The sequence AGCGCGTGGATGCCGATGAGCTCCGTCACCCACGCCGACGCCAGGAGCAGCACCAGCGTGCCCGCCACCACGTTCTGCGTCAGCCCTTCGCGGCTCGCCACCCGGGCGCCCAGCCGCGCGAGGAAGGGCTTCAGCACCACCAGCACGAAGCCGATGTAGAGCAGCGCGAACACCGTGGTGAGCGCCGCGTGCGCCAGGTCCGACGCGCGGACGATGGAGACGACGAAGGCCAGGAGGCACCACGCCGTCACGTCATCCACCGCGGCGCACGCAATGGCCACCGTGCCCACCTTCGACTGGAGCAGCCCCCGCTCGGTGAGGATGCGGGCCAGCACCGGGAAGGCGGTGATGCTCATCGACACGCCCATGAAGAGCACGAACGAGGAGAACGGCACCGACGGGTCCGACAGGCTCCGGTAGAACCACAGCGCCCCCGCCGCCGCGCCCAGCGCGAAGGGGACGATGATGCTCGTGTGGCTGATGGCCACCGACGAGTGCCCCCGCCCCTTCAGCATTCGCGGGTCCAGCTCCAGGCCGATGAGGAACATGAACAGCACCAGGCCCACCTGGCTGAGCATGGTCAGCGCCGGCATGGACGACGCGGGGAACAGCGTCCCCATCACCCCAGGCGCCACCCAGCCGAGCAGCGACGGGCCCAGCGCGATGCCCGCCACCACCTCGGCTATCACCAACGGTTGGCCGAGCCAGCGCGCCCCCCGGCCAATGAGCCGCGAGACACCGACGATGACGATGAGCTGAACGAGGAGCAGTGTCAGCGCGTTGAAGTGCATTCGTCCTCCGGTGAGTGGGTGTTAAGTAACCCCTTACCAATCGACTCACCGGAGCGTCAATTCACGCGGACTGTCCGTGCGGGCTCAGGCCCTCATGTGTTTACGAACGGCCTCCACGAGCGTGTCCACGTCCACCGGCTTACGGAGGTGGCCGCAAGCGCCAATCTCCTCGGCCACCTGCCGGGCGTTCGCGGACGCGGAGAAGACGAGGATGGGGATGTCGCGCCACTGGGGCATCTGGCGCATGGCGCGCGCGAAGCCGCCGCCGTCCATCACCGGCATCATCATGTCCAGCAGCACCAACCCCGGCTGCAGGGGCATGGCGCCCAGCACCTCCAGGGCATGTTTGCCATTGCTGGCGCCCAGCACCTCGTAGCCCGCGTCGCGCAGCACCTCT comes from Pyxidicoccus parkwaysis and encodes:
- a CDS encoding response regulator, yielding MSRPLLVVDDDADLREALEEVLRDAGYEVLGASNGKHALEVLGAMPLQPGLVLLDMMMPVMDGGGFARAMRQMPQWRDIPILVFSASANARQVAEEIGACGHLRKPVDVDTLVEAVRKHMRA